CGCAAGGTCGTTCAGTTGTTTCTGGAGAGCCTCCAGTGCAAGGTGGTCACCGCCGCGACGGCCCGGCAGGCGCTGGCCATCATGAAAGCGGAACCGCTGCCCTTTGGCCTGCTGTTGAGCGACATCGCGCTGGGCGCCGGCATGCGCGGAACGCTTCTGGCCGCCGAGGCGCAAAAGCAGTTTCCGCACCTGGCCGTGCTGTTGATGTCGGGCTTTCCCGTGAATCCGGTCGCTGCCGACGATGGGGACCAAATCCGCTGGGAGGTGCTTCGCAAGCCCTACACCCGGTCTGAACTGTCACGCGCGATGGCGCGCGCCCTCTCAAGCGCCTGAGAAGGCCGGCTCACTGCATCGCGACGGGCACCGGGGAGAGGTGGCGTTGCACGAAGGCGGACAAGGCGCTGACATCCGGAATCTGGACATCGCGGCGGCCCTGCGTGGCGAAGCCGATGACGTGGTCGCGCGCCAGGCGCGACAGTGCACGGCTGACCGACTCCAGCGTCATGCCCAGGTGGTTGCCGATCTCCGCGCGGGTCATGCGCAGGGTGATCTGGTCGGTGCGGATGCCGCGCTCGGCCAGCGAGCCCGCCCAACACAGCAGGAAGTCGGCCACGCGTGCCACGGCGGGCAGTGTGCAGATCGACATCAATGCCCCCTGGTCGCGGGCAAGGGCCAGACTCATCGCGGCATGCATCGCGTGCAAAACCGCCGGGCAGGACGCGCTCGCCTCCATCAAGGACTGGTACGGAATCACCCAGATCTCGCCCGTGTCCATGGCGATCGCGTCCGAGCCATGGTGTCCGTCTGCAATGCCGTCGAACCCGAGCCAGTCGCCACGGAAGTTCAGGCTGACCAACTGCTCGCGCCCGTCGGCCGCCAGGTTGACGATCTTGCACAGGCCCGAATTCAGGATGTACAGGTGGACAAACCGCTCGCCAACACGGTAGATGACGTCTCCCGCGTGAACGACACGGCGCTGGGGGGCGAGCTGCTGCCCCAGCAGACCCAGCATCTCCGATATCTGGCGGCCCGCCGCCAAGGGGGCCTGGGCGGGCGGCGGCGCTGCGTTGCTGCAGCCGCGCGCCAGCGGCGCGAATGGGGTGGGGTTCTTCGCTGGCAAAGCGCGCGCGATGGTGTGCATGGGAACTCCTGTCGTGTGTTCAAGAGGCAGGACTCCGATGCTAGGCACCGTCTGGAAACGCCGCGACAACGGACAGAATCGTTGCGTATCGCTCGGTGAACGATCGATGTCTCGTCTGTAACGGCGGGATCGGCCCTCGCGCGTCAGTGCGCCATCAGCACGGGCAGCGTCATGGTTTGCAGGATGGTGCGCGTCGCGCCGCCCAGAACCCACTCCCGCGCCCGGCTGTGACCGTAGCTGCCCATCACCAGCAGATCCGCGCCCAGATCCGCTGCCCTCGACAACAGGGCGTTGCCCATGTCGCGCTCCTCCGCCCCACCCGCGTGCAGGGTGGCGTGAACCTTTTGCGCGCCCAGATAGCGCTCGAGCGATCGCAGGGCGTCGTCAACGCCCTCCCCGTGCGCCACCACATGCACCTGAGCGGCGCGCTTCAACCACGGCATGGCGGCGGAGACGGCACGGGCAGCCTCCCGGGTCTCCTTCCATGCCACCAGCACCGTGCGGCCCACGGTTTCAACGCGGCCCGCGTAGGGCAGCACGAGTGCCGGGCGACCGCTCTGCACGAGCACACTGGGTAAAAAGTCGGCGGGCACTTCACCGTCGGCAGGGTCGTCTTCGTGTCGCTGCCCCAGGATCAGCAGATCGGCGTAAAGCGCCCGCTGCGCAAAGCCCCATGGTCCGTCCGCCAATGGCTCGGCCCAATGGAGCCGTGGGGAACCCGCCGCCGCCTTGACGAAGGTGGCATGCGCGCGGTCCAGGCCTTCTTTGTCAAGAGCCAGCAACAGCTCCACGGCAGCCGCCGCGCCTTCCACCGCATAGGGATAGCGCGTCAAGGAGGTCAGCATGCAAGGCTGGGCAATGACCTCGGCATCAAAATCTTCCGCCAATTGGCGGGCCACGGCGGTGCGAACGGCCGAATGTTCGGAACTGTCGATATGAAGCAGGATGGAGCGAAGGGCTTGCATGGAGAACTCCTTGATGGGATGCGAGGCAGGTTACGCCGCTGGCGCTTGCTGAGGCTTGCGCAACGTCAAGGTGCACGAACACCCTGTGCCGTCGGACTTGCGTTACGTCAAACCCCGTAGGGAGCGCGAGCTTTAAGGTCGGTCGTGCAGCCGTACACCTCCCACCACCCCGCGAACGGAGCAATCCATGTCCTTCCGCCATGCCGTGATCTGGATGGATCACCACAGCGCCCATGTCATCGAATTCGACGCCGAGCACATGCAGGAGCGCCACCACCGGGCCCATGACCACCCCACCCGCCAACACCGCAGCCAGGTGCGCAGCGAGCACGAGTTCTTTGCCGAGGTCTGCGATGCCTTGGCCAGCATGGAGTCCATCCTGCTGACCGGCGCTCACAAGGTGCAGGCCGATTTCCACCACTTCATCGACAAACATCGGCCGGCACTGCTGCCCCGGATCAGCGGTTGGGAAGTCGTGAACCACCCCACCTCGGCACAGTTGGTGGCATTGGCACGGCATCGTCAGCACCAGGCCGCCATCGGCCTGGCGACCAGACCCTGACCGCGGCGAAGGCAGCCATGATGCGCGCCATGGTGCTGACGCAATGCGGCCAGGCGTTGCGCCTGCAGGTGCGGCCGGTTCCGCAACCGGGTCCGACGGAAGTCCGTCTGCGTGTTCTGGCCTGCGCAGTGTGCCGAACCGATCTGCACATCGTCGACGCGGAACTGTCTGTGCCGCGCCTGCCCCTGGTTCCAGGCCACGAGATCGTCGGCATCGTCGAGGCGTTGGGCCGAGCCGTGAACACCCTTCGCGTGGCGCCTTGCGCTCGGTGCGCAAGGGTGGGCGCGTCGTGTGCGGCGGCATCCACATGAGCGACATCCCTGGCTTCCCGTACGCTTGGCTCTGGGAGGAGCGCCAGTTGCTGTCGGTGGCCAACCTCACGCGTGCGGACGCCATCGGGTTTCTGGCATTCGCCGCGGAGCATCCATTGCAGGTCGAGATCAGCCGGTATCCCCTGGAGCGAGCCAACGAGGCGCTGGACGACCTGCGGGCTGGCCGCGTGCAGGGCGCCGCGGTGCTCGAGCCGTGAGCAGCGGCAACAGGCTCGGCACGGTTTCGCTGGTGGACACCCGCCGCTCGCAGCGGCCCGACTGGTCACCACCACCGCGCTGAGTCGAAACATGAAAACCATCGGCCCATGGAGATTGCAGCGCGGCTTGAGAAAGCTCGGGCCGGGTCTCATCACTGGCGCGGCCGACGACGATCCCAGCGGCATCGCCACGTACTCCCAAGCCGGTGCCCAGTTCGGCTTGTCGATGCTCTGGACGGTGGTTTTCACACTCCCGCTACGCCGTGGCCGAGGCTGCCGGCTGGCCAGGGCTTCTATGCCGTGATCGGCGCGCGCGTGCGCCGCCTGGGCTGGGTCGCCACACTGGCGATGGCATTGACGGTGCTGGGCATGTTGGTGACCTCGGCTTAATCTGGCGCAAATTTTGGGCAAGCACCATCGCGGCTCCTCAGAGGAGTACCTATGCCCATGGCATCGCCCAGCATGTCCGCAGACCCCCACTTGCCACCCCCGGTGGCCACCGCCCCCACCTTGAGCATCTGCCGGGAGAACGATCCCGAGCGAGCACAGGTGGAGTCCTTCATCCGGGAGGTATACGCCCGCCGCTACGGTGCGCAGGTCCGCCACTTCGCCCCGGTGCTCGCGTTCCTGCGCGATGCCACGGGCATCGTCTCGGCTGCCGGGTATCGCCAGGCGCACCAATCGCCGTTGTTCCTCGAGCGCTATCTGGACGCGCCGGTGGAGACCCTGCTCGCTTCGGGCCATGGGGCTGCCCCCGCGCGCCAATCCATCGTCGAGGTGGGCCATCTGGCGGCCACACGCGCGGGCGAGGGGCAGCGCCTCATCCTGATGCTGAGCGTGCATCTGGCGCAGCAGGAATTTCAATGGGTCGTGAGCACCCTGACCCACGAGCTCAGGATGCTCTTCCTGCGCATCGGCGTCACCCCTTTGACCCTGGGCGTCGCCGATCCCGCGGCGTTGGGCGATGAAGCCGTGCATTGGGGCAGCTACTACGAACACAGCCCACTGGTCCTGGCCGGCCATCTGCCTCAGGCGATGCGACGTCTGTCGCTGCGCCATGGTGGGGGCGTGCAATGACCACGGCGATGGAGAGTCCCGCCGTGCTGGATGACGGCACCCGCACCTGGAGCGCCACCGAACTGGAATCGGCCGTCGCCACCTTCACCGCCGTGTTGCGAGCGCAGGACGTGAAGGTTCTGGCCACCTTGTTGGACAACTCGGTGGCATGGGTCGTGGTCGATCGAGCCGCCGAACGCGCCGGCGTCGTGCATGTGCCTCTGCCGGTGTTCTTTGTCCGGGACCAGATCACCCACGCGCTGCAAGCGACGGGTGCCGACGCCATCCTGCTGCCCGCCACCGCGCCGTGGCCACAGGGCTCGCCATCGCCTTGCCACGTGGCCGGCGAAGCGCTGGCGCTGTGGCGCCTGCCAGGCCACCCGGTGCCCATGCCCGAAGGCACTGCCAAGATCACCTTCACCTCGGGCACGACCGGCATGCCCAAGGGGGTGTGCCTGCGCGCGTCGACCATCGACGGTGTGTCGCGCGGCGTGGTGCAAGCGTTGGCGCCGCTGGGGATCCAGCGCCACCTCTGCGTGCTGCCCTTCGCCGTGCTGCTGGAAAACATCGCTGGACTGAGCGCGTCGCTGAGGAACGGCACCACCTGCATCGTGGTGCCGCTGTGGCAAGTCGGGCTGACCGGTTCGTCGAGCTTTGATGTGGCCCAGTTCCATGCGGCGGTGTTGCGCCTTCGTCCCGACAGCCTGATTCTGTTGCCGCAGATGCTGCGCATGTGGGTCGGCTATCTCGCTGCCACGCGACAACGCGCATCCGCCGGACTCCAATTCGTCGCCGTGGGTGGAGCGTCCGTGGGCGCAGGGCTGGTGGCAGCGAGTCGCGCCTTGGGCATACCGGCCTACGAAGGCTATGGCCTGTCCGAAGGTGCTTCCGTGCAGACCCTCAACCTGCCCGGGGCCGACCTGGCCGGGAGCGCGGGCGGGGCGCTGCCCCACGCGCGCCTGCGCATCAGCGAAGAAGGCGAGGTGGAGGTGGCAGGCAGCCTGTTCGCGGGCTATCTGGGTGACCCCCGTCCCGTGCCCGAATGGTGGCCCACGGGCGACCTCGGCTCCATCGACGCGCAAGGCTTCCTGCAAGTGCACGGCCGGCGCAAGAACGTGCTTATCACTTCCTTTGGGCGCAATGTCTCCCCCGAGTGGGTGGAAGGCGCCTTGCAGGAGGCCGGCGTTGCCGTGGCGGTGGTGTTTGGCGACGACCAGCCCACGCTCAGCGCGGTGCTCTGGCCTGCGAATGCCCAGGTGTCCGATGCCGCGTTGCAGGCGGCGGTGGACACCGCCAATGCCGCCCTGCCCGACTACGCCCGTGTGCACCGTTGGGTGCGCGCCAGACGCGCCTTCGACACCGCATCCGGCATGGCCACGGCCAACGGGCGGCCGCTGCGTGCGGCCATCTTCCATGCCCATGCGGACGCGCTGGCCGATGTCCTTCCATCCCCCATTTCCACCACGGAGCCTTCATGAGTTTTTACACACAACTGCTGGCGCAGACCGAGCTCGATCGCATGTCATTGCTCTCCACCCCCATCATCCAGGGCTGCCTGCGCGGCGAAGTTTCGCTGCCCAGCTACATCGCCTTTCTTCGCGAGGCCTACCACCATGTGCGCCACACCGTGCCGCTGATGCAGGCCTTTCGCGCGCGCATCCCCGCGGGACGCGAATGGCTCGCCCCGGCGCTGGACGAGTACATCGAGGAGGAGCAAGGCCACGATGAATGGATCCTGGACGACATCCGCGCCTGTGGCGACACCAGCGACGTGCGCAACAGCCGCCCCGGCATCGCCACCGAGGTGATGGTGGCCTACGCGTACGACACCATTGCGCGGGGCAACCCGTTGGCCTTCTTTGGCATGGTTCACGTGCTGGAGGGCACCAGCGTCTCGCTGGCGCTGCTGGCGGCCGACCAGATTCAGAAGCCACTGGCCCTGCCCGACGCCGCCTTCAGCTACCTGCGCTCGCATGGCACGCTGGACCAGGAACACGTCCAGCACTTTCAACTGCTGATGGACCGGATCACGGACCCGAAAGACCAGGCCGACATCGTGCACGCCGCGCGCGTCTTCTTCCGTCTCTATGGGGATGTGTTCCGCGGCCTTCCGCTGCCGCAGGCGTCTGCCGTGGCCGAGGGGGTCGCGGCATGAAGGCTTCGCAAGCACGTGTTGTGCTCACGGGAGCCAATGGCGGCATCGGACAGGCCGTTGCGGCTGCACTGGCACAGGCCGGTGCCTCCCTGCTGCTGACGGGCCGCTCGCCCGCGCGGCTGTCCGCCCAGGCGCGCGCACTCCAGCAACGCATGCCCAAGGTGCAGGTGGACTGGCACGAAGTGGACCTGCAGTACCTGGACTCCATCGCATCGCTGGCGAAGCAGGCGGCCGACTGGCGGTGCAACGTGCTCATTCACGGCGCCGGCGTTGCGGAGTTCGGACGGTTCGACACCGCGACGCCCGATCGGATGTCGAGGATTCTCCACACCAACCTGCTCGCGCCCATGGTGCTCACGCAGGCTCTGCTGCCCCACCTGCGCAGCCAACCCCAGGCACAGGTCATCTGTATAGGTTCCGTCCTGGGCGCAATGGGCTTGCCCGGTTTCAGCGTCTATGGCGCCAGCAAGTTCGGCCTGCGCGGCTTTGCGCAGGCACTGCGGCGCGAGCTGTCCGACACCTCGGTGCGCGTGCAATACCTGGGTCCGCGAAGCACCCGAACGGCCTTCAACTCGGCCGAAGTTGCCGACTACAACCAGGCGACCGGGACGGCCATGGACACGCCCGAGGTGGTGGCGAAAGCGCTGCTGCGGATGCTCGAAGCCGGGACCGCCGAGCGCTTCCTCGGATTCCCGGAAAAGCTCGGCGTGCGCCTCAACGGTCTCATGCCCGGCCTGCTGGACGGCGCTTTCGAGAAGCACCGTGCCAGCCTGCCCAGCCGTTTGAAGACACCCAACCCATCCATCCCAAAGGAAATGAAAAATGCGAATTGACCGAAACACGTTTCTGCGCGCGGGTTGCGCCGCCTTTCTGGCCGCCTCAGGCGCCTTTCCCCTGATGGCGCTCGCCGCACCCGTGGATGACGCCGTGGCCGATCTGCAGCGCGACTGGGAGGTCATCCGCTACCAGACGGCTGCAGCCGAGCGCGAGAAGCGTTTCGAGGCGCTGGCGGCGAAGGCGCACAAGGTGAGCGAGTCGTTTCCCGGCCGCAGCGAGCCGCTGGTCTGGGAAGGCATCATCGTCAGTTCGTATGCCGGCGAAAAGGGTGGGCTCGGCGCCCTGGGCCTGGTCAAACAGGCCAAGGCACTGTATGAGGCCGCGATCCAGATCGACGGCAACGCGCTGGAAGGATCGGCCTACAACAGCCTGGGGGTTCTCTACTACAAGGTGCCGGGCTGGCCCATGGCCTTCGGCGACAAGGCCAAGGCGAGCGAGCTGCTGCAGAAGGCGCTGTCCATCAACCCCAAAGGCATCGATCCCAACTTCTTCTACGGTGAGTACCTGATCGAAACCAGGCAGGCGGAGAAGGCGGCCGCCTACCTGGAGCGGGCACTGCAGGCACCGCCGCGCCCGGGGCGCCAGGTGGCGGACACGGGGCGCCGCGAGGAGGCCCGCCAGCTGCTCGACAAGATCAAGGAGAAGTGATCTGCGCGAAGCGGACCGTGGCGCGCACCGCGTTGCCGTGCGCACCGGCGTCGTACACGATCTCCAACCCGTGCAGCGCTGCGATGCGCTGCGCGATCGACACCCCCAGCCCGCTGCCGCCCTCTTCCTGGCCCGGCGGCCGGTGGAAGCGCTGGCCCAAACCGGCCAGTTGCTCGTCAGACAAGGGACCACCCGCGTTCTCCACTTCGATCTGCGTGCTGCCCATGCGCAGCAAGACGGTGCTGTCCGCTGGCGCGTAACGCGCGGCGTTGTCGACCAGGTTGCGTAACAGCACCGTCACCAAGTGGGTGCTGCCGATAAGCGGCAGGGCCGGCCTGTTGGTCTCGGGCCACTCGCAGGCGAGTTCGATGCGGCGGCGATCGGCCAGCTCCAGGCAATCGCTCATCACCTGCTCCACGATCGGCGGCCAGTCGATCTCCACGCTCAACAGATTGGCCGTGGCCGTTTCGGCGCGCGACAGCGCCAGCATCTGCGTCACCAGACGGTCCATGCGCGTCAAGCCGGCATCCATCTGTTGCTGCGCCAGCCTGCGCTCTTCATCGCTCTTGGATCGCTTGACCACATCCCACTGCGCGCGCAGCACCGCCAGCGGCGTGCGCAGTTCATGCGCCGCATCGGCTGTGAACCGCCGCTCGCGCTTCAACAGGCTGTCAATGCGCTCGAACAGGCTGTTCATCGCAGCCAGCAAAGGCTTGAGCTCTGCTGGCGCGCGCGCATCGGGCACGGGTGCGAGATCGCCGCCGTCGCGGGTGTGGAGATTGCCGGTCAGTGCATGAATCGGGGCCAGCGCCCGGCGCACAGCCCAGGCCATGGCCACCAACAACAGGGGCAACACCAGGACCCAGGGCAGAACCTGGCTGGCGACGAGCGCAAAAACCACCTCGTCACGCTCGTACGCACCTTGGCCCACGGCAACCAGCCACTGGCCCGAGGTGGATTGAAGGTAGTAGACGCGCCACGGCTGGCCGGCCACCAGGTCATCCACAAAGCCGACCGCATTGGCACGAAACGGCAGGCCCCCGCCCTCGCGGTCCGACATGACGATCTTTCCCTCACGGTCCCACACCGCCACAGCCAGGTCGCGCACGTCGCCTTCACCACTGTCGGCTTGCCCGGCCTGCGGCAGCGGGGGCAGGCTCGGTTCGCCTTGTAGGGACAGCGCAGGCAGCATGGTCGCCTGGATCTGCCTGGCCAGCCGGATCAGCTCGGTGTCGTAGAGCTCATTGACTTCATGGCGCGAGCGGTTCACGGACATCCACACGGCGACCGCCCACACGAGGGGCGCGCAGACCAGCAGGTAGAGCATCAGGCGCCGTTGAAGGCTCATGGGGCCACCTCTGCCGCACCCAGTGCATAGCCCACACCGCGCACGGTGCGGACGATGCCGGGATCGATCTTGCGGCGCAGATGGTGGATATGGACCTCCAGTGAGT
The sequence above is a segment of the Hydrogenophaga sp. BPS33 genome. Coding sequences within it:
- a CDS encoding AMP-binding protein produces the protein MTTAMESPAVLDDGTRTWSATELESAVATFTAVLRAQDVKVLATLLDNSVAWVVVDRAAERAGVVHVPLPVFFVRDQITHALQATGADAILLPATAPWPQGSPSPCHVAGEALALWRLPGHPVPMPEGTAKITFTSGTTGMPKGVCLRASTIDGVSRGVVQALAPLGIQRHLCVLPFAVLLENIAGLSASLRNGTTCIVVPLWQVGLTGSSSFDVAQFHAAVLRLRPDSLILLPQMLRMWVGYLAATRQRASAGLQFVAVGGASVGAGLVAASRALGIPAYEGYGLSEGASVQTLNLPGADLAGSAGGALPHARLRISEEGEVEVAGSLFAGYLGDPRPVPEWWPTGDLGSIDAQGFLQVHGRRKNVLITSFGRNVSPEWVEGALQEAGVAVAVVFGDDQPTLSAVLWPANAQVSDAALQAAVDTANAALPDYARVHRWVRARRAFDTASGMATANGRPLRAAIFHAHADALADVLPSPISTTEPS
- a CDS encoding universal stress protein; protein product: MQALRSILLHIDSSEHSAVRTAVARQLAEDFDAEVIAQPCMLTSLTRYPYAVEGAAAAVELLLALDKEGLDRAHATFVKAAAGSPRLHWAEPLADGPWGFAQRALYADLLILGQRHEDDPADGEVPADFLPSVLVQSGRPALVLPYAGRVETVGRTVLVAWKETREAARAVSAAMPWLKRAAQVHVVAHGEGVDDALRSLERYLGAQKVHATLHAGGAEERDMGNALLSRAADLGADLLVMGSYGHSRAREWVLGGATRTILQTMTLPVLMAH
- a CDS encoding TenA family transcriptional regulator; the protein is MSFYTQLLAQTELDRMSLLSTPIIQGCLRGEVSLPSYIAFLREAYHHVRHTVPLMQAFRARIPAGREWLAPALDEYIEEEQGHDEWILDDIRACGDTSDVRNSRPGIATEVMVAYAYDTIARGNPLAFFGMVHVLEGTSVSLALLAADQIQKPLALPDAAFSYLRSHGTLDQEHVQHFQLLMDRITDPKDQADIVHAARVFFRLYGDVFRGLPLPQASAVAEGVAA
- a CDS encoding sensor histidine kinase N-terminal domain-containing protein, with product MSLQRRLMLYLLVCAPLVWAVAVWMSVNRSRHEVNELYDTELIRLARQIQATMLPALSLQGEPSLPPLPQAGQADSGEGDVRDLAVAVWDREGKIVMSDREGGGLPFRANAVGFVDDLVAGQPWRVYYLQSTSGQWLVAVGQGAYERDEVVFALVASQVLPWVLVLPLLLVAMAWAVRRALAPIHALTGNLHTRDGGDLAPVPDARAPAELKPLLAAMNSLFERIDSLLKRERRFTADAAHELRTPLAVLRAQWDVVKRSKSDEERRLAQQQMDAGLTRMDRLVTQMLALSRAETATANLLSVEIDWPPIVEQVMSDCLELADRRRIELACEWPETNRPALPLIGSTHLVTVLLRNLVDNAARYAPADSTVLLRMGSTQIEVENAGGPLSDEQLAGLGQRFHRPPGQEEGGSGLGVSIAQRIAALHGLEIVYDAGAHGNAVRATVRFAQITSP
- a CDS encoding SDR family oxidoreductase, which produces MKASQARVVLTGANGGIGQAVAAALAQAGASLLLTGRSPARLSAQARALQQRMPKVQVDWHEVDLQYLDSIASLAKQAADWRCNVLIHGAGVAEFGRFDTATPDRMSRILHTNLLAPMVLTQALLPHLRSQPQAQVICIGSVLGAMGLPGFSVYGASKFGLRGFAQALRRELSDTSVRVQYLGPRSTRTAFNSAEVADYNQATGTAMDTPEVVAKALLRMLEAGTAERFLGFPEKLGVRLNGLMPGLLDGAFEKHRASLPSRLKTPNPSIPKEMKNAN
- a CDS encoding Crp/Fnr family transcriptional regulator; this encodes MHTIARALPAKNPTPFAPLARGCSNAAPPPAQAPLAAGRQISEMLGLLGQQLAPQRRVVHAGDVIYRVGERFVHLYILNSGLCKIVNLAADGREQLVSLNFRGDWLGFDGIADGHHGSDAIAMDTGEIWVIPYQSLMEASASCPAVLHAMHAAMSLALARDQGALMSICTLPAVARVADFLLCWAGSLAERGIRTDQITLRMTRAEIGNHLGMTLESVSRALSRLARDHVIGFATQGRRDVQIPDVSALSAFVQRHLSPVPVAMQ
- a CDS encoding thermostable hemolysin, which encodes MASPSMSADPHLPPPVATAPTLSICRENDPERAQVESFIREVYARRYGAQVRHFAPVLAFLRDATGIVSAAGYRQAHQSPLFLERYLDAPVETLLASGHGAAPARQSIVEVGHLAATRAGEGQRLILMLSVHLAQQEFQWVVSTLTHELRMLFLRIGVTPLTLGVADPAALGDEAVHWGSYYEHSPLVLAGHLPQAMRRLSLRHGGGVQ
- a CDS encoding tetratricopeptide repeat protein, translating into MRIDRNTFLRAGCAAFLAASGAFPLMALAAPVDDAVADLQRDWEVIRYQTAAAEREKRFEALAAKAHKVSESFPGRSEPLVWEGIIVSSYAGEKGGLGALGLVKQAKALYEAAIQIDGNALEGSAYNSLGVLYYKVPGWPMAFGDKAKASELLQKALSINPKGIDPNFFYGEYLIETRQAEKAAAYLERALQAPPRPGRQVADTGRREEARQLLDKIKEK